The proteins below come from a single Ruegeria sp. THAF33 genomic window:
- a CDS encoding D-Ala-D-Ala carboxypeptidase family metallohydrolase: MAQGEFATEGPENDVLSIEEFEDIFDAVRTQESKDDPFLKKFDAFFDTIGAKHFSSRELLFMGGGHYGTGKCSGLNGYPEENKWDGIKSLVPVLDEVRGELGHSIRLTSIYRNTAYNKCIGGVESSFHRRGIAADCIVSAVSVKDLRDAAMRVRNRGTFRGGIGLYSGFVHIDVRGQNANWTG; encoded by the coding sequence ATGGCTCAAGGCGAATTCGCAACAGAAGGACCGGAGAACGACGTCTTATCGATCGAAGAGTTCGAAGATATTTTCGATGCCGTCCGGACGCAGGAATCCAAGGATGATCCGTTCCTCAAGAAGTTTGATGCATTCTTCGACACCATTGGCGCGAAACACTTCTCGTCCCGCGAACTGCTTTTCATGGGCGGTGGCCACTACGGGACAGGCAAATGCAGCGGTTTGAATGGATACCCGGAAGAAAACAAATGGGACGGGATAAAATCGCTTGTTCCAGTATTGGATGAAGTTAGAGGCGAACTCGGGCACTCTATTCGCTTGACGTCCATCTACAGGAACACGGCGTATAACAAGTGCATCGGGGGAGTCGAGAGTAGTTTTCACCGTCGCGGTATAGCCGCGGACTGTATTGTGAGCGCGGTCAGCGTGAAAGACTTGCGCGATGCCGCGATGCGCGTCCGGAATCGTGGTACATTTCGTGGCGGAATTGGCCTTTACTCTGGATTTGTGCATATTGATGTGCGCGGTCAGAACGCAAACTGGACGGGGTAG
- a CDS encoding toll/interleukin-1 receptor domain-containing protein, protein MPKIADFAPSPPELMEGQDYSVFLSYRSVNRPWVIALHDALTNLGHTVFLDQFVLVPGQKLDTSLKTALRRSRAGVLIWSTAAKDSEWVAMEYKRMMERREFDESFNFIVVLLDDTSPPEESEGMIFVNFKEYPDGPNGIELLRLSHAVIGKPFDDQSVNLALQITEDLKQRTLDIQTAVQLGRVEDLKEMAKLKDDVWEYSSQVGCMLAEGMIKLGEHEQAIAYLTDLEAEFPKSLRPKQLMAHALTRMETKEDVGRAIWILQRLRNERHRDPETLGLYGKALYVEYLMSGTSEDTRDGQLLRRSRNLYREGFENSSDDTYCGINAATKTLLLGEPGSKEEAAAIAAEVVKRLPSESDPSLGYWERATVAEAKLIAGHVDDAANAYQHAVDHSRGEHGSHQSTLNSVRDLIAVLDLSSQDQIKLEEPFAHLQINQIEEGPQ, encoded by the coding sequence ATGCCGAAGATTGCTGATTTTGCGCCTTCACCGCCGGAGCTTATGGAGGGACAGGACTATTCGGTGTTCCTGTCTTACCGGTCTGTCAACCGTCCTTGGGTGATCGCTTTACATGACGCATTGACCAACCTCGGACACACAGTTTTTTTGGACCAGTTCGTTTTGGTTCCAGGCCAGAAACTCGATACGTCTTTGAAAACAGCACTTCGCAGGAGCCGCGCGGGCGTTCTCATATGGTCGACGGCTGCCAAAGACAGCGAGTGGGTAGCTATGGAATACAAGCGCATGATGGAAAGGCGCGAATTTGATGAGAGCTTCAATTTCATCGTTGTATTGCTCGACGACACCTCACCTCCTGAAGAAAGCGAAGGCATGATTTTCGTCAATTTTAAGGAGTACCCGGATGGCCCCAACGGTATCGAACTCTTGCGTCTGTCGCATGCAGTCATCGGCAAACCATTTGACGATCAGTCAGTCAACTTAGCCTTACAAATCACGGAAGACTTGAAGCAGCGCACACTTGATATCCAGACCGCCGTACAGCTTGGGCGGGTTGAAGACTTGAAAGAAATGGCGAAGTTGAAGGATGATGTCTGGGAGTATTCTTCACAGGTTGGCTGTATGCTGGCCGAGGGAATGATCAAGCTGGGCGAGCATGAACAGGCCATCGCGTACCTGACAGATCTGGAAGCCGAGTTCCCAAAATCATTGCGACCGAAACAACTGATGGCGCACGCATTAACACGCATGGAAACAAAAGAAGATGTCGGACGAGCCATATGGATACTGCAGCGCCTCCGCAACGAAAGGCATCGAGATCCGGAGACCCTGGGATTGTACGGCAAAGCGCTTTATGTCGAATACCTTATGTCAGGAACCAGCGAAGACACCCGAGATGGTCAATTGCTGCGGCGGTCACGCAATCTCTACCGCGAAGGGTTCGAGAACTCGTCTGACGATACCTATTGCGGCATCAACGCAGCAACAAAAACGCTGCTCTTGGGTGAGCCCGGATCAAAGGAAGAGGCGGCCGCTATCGCTGCCGAAGTGGTAAAGCGCCTGCCTAGCGAAAGTGATCCCTCTCTCGGGTATTGGGAACGTGCCACTGTAGCTGAAGCCAAACTCATTGCGGGGCATGTTGATGACGCGGCGAACGCATATCAGCACGCCGTTGATCACAGCCGAGGAGAACACGGCAGCCATCAATCAACACTGAACAGTGTTCGCGATCTGATTGCTGTGCTTGATTTGTCGTCGCAAGATCAAATCAAACTCGAAGAACCGTTTGCGCATTTGCAAATCAACCAGATCGAAGAAGGGCCGCAGTGA
- a CDS encoding toll/interleukin-1 receptor domain-containing protein, producing the protein MSGQIYNWAETSYAYDRFEGDWLGQDAWSAAIEGILDGDPSRWTALDNPVQSFRAVVEDVYFGKSATSPMVFISHRQTDAGDAITLAKRIVSERREYDVWLDVWDPTLSKLQHSALPDKAKGMLIALSIEMGLLNSTYLVALITENAAGSAWIPYEYGRVKPKSPFAVEVAARLSRGVTAAEYLHLGAKVKNDDEVINWLP; encoded by the coding sequence ATGAGTGGACAAATCTACAACTGGGCTGAAACATCCTATGCATATGACCGTTTCGAAGGCGATTGGTTGGGGCAGGACGCCTGGTCAGCCGCGATAGAAGGAATCCTTGATGGCGATCCGAGCAGGTGGACTGCGCTTGATAATCCTGTGCAGTCTTTCCGTGCCGTCGTGGAAGATGTCTATTTCGGGAAATCGGCCACATCTCCGATGGTGTTTATTTCGCACCGTCAAACAGACGCGGGCGACGCTATCACTCTAGCGAAAAGAATCGTATCGGAGAGGAGGGAATATGACGTCTGGCTCGATGTCTGGGACCCAACGCTCTCAAAACTCCAACACAGCGCGCTGCCCGACAAAGCCAAGGGCATGTTGATTGCCCTGTCGATAGAAATGGGACTGCTCAACTCAACTTATCTGGTCGCTTTGATCACTGAGAATGCTGCAGGATCAGCGTGGATCCCGTACGAATACGGTCGAGTGAAGCCAAAGTCGCCCTTTGCGGTGGAAGTCGCAGCTCGTCTTTCGCGTGGGGTTACTGCGGCTGAGTATCTTCATCTTGGTGCAAAAGTTAAAAATGACGATGAAGTGATTAATTGGCTACCGTGA
- a CDS encoding IS5 family transposase (programmed frameshift), whose amino-acid sequence MSNLFWLTDEQMARLRPYFPKSHGRPRVDDRRVLSGIIFVNRNGLRWSDAPREYGPPKTLYNRWKRWSDMGVFARIMTGLAAEGTDHKTIMIDATYLKAHRTASSLRFEKGGRGRLIGRTKGGMNTKLHAVADSLGRPIRFFISAGQVSDYTGAKALVNSLPSADWLLGDRGYDADWFREALDDRGIRPCIPGRQSRDKPVRYDKRRYKRRNRIEIMFGRLKDWRRIATRYDRCPKVFLSAIALAATVLFWL is encoded by the exons ATGAGCAATCTATTCTGGCTGACCGACGAGCAGATGGCGCGGCTTCGACCTTACTTTCCAAAGAGCCATGGCAGGCCGAGAGTTGATGATCGTCGTGTACTGAGCGGGATTATTTTCGTCAACCGCAATGGGTTACGTTGGTCCGATGCGCCACGTGAATATGGACCACCAAAGACACTGTACAACCGTTGGAAGCGGTGGAGCGATATGGGTGTATTCGCTCGGATCATGACCGGGCTGGCTGCTGAAGGCACGGATCACAAGACGATCATGATTGACGCAACATATCTCAAAGCGCACCGCACGGCCTCCAGCCTGCGGT TTGAAAAAGGGGGGCGCGGCAGGCTGATCGGGCGTACCAAGGGTGGCATGAATACGAAACTGCACGCTGTTGCTGACAGCCTCGGACGCCCCATCCGCTTCTTCATATCCGCGGGCCAGGTCAGCGATTACACGGGAGCCAAGGCTCTGGTGAACAGTCTGCCATCGGCTGACTGGCTACTGGGAGATCGAGGCTATGACGCAGACTGGTTCCGCGAAGCCCTTGATGACAGGGGAATTAGGCCCTGCATCCCAGGCCGACAATCACGCGACAAGCCTGTCCGGTACGACAAGCGTCGCTACAAACGCCGCAACCGCATTGAGATCATGTTCGGTCGCCTGAAGGACTGGCGGCGGATTGCCACCCGATATGACAGATGCCCAAAGGTATTCCTTTCGGCCATCGCTCTAGCAGCTACCGTGCTGTTCTGGCTGTAA